The following are encoded in a window of Paludisphaera rhizosphaerae genomic DNA:
- a CDS encoding DEAD/DEAH box helicase: MSSIVALLEKAREVLEGREAAEIDRALEAFQTLRGQVGAKSKPIPADLLASHVMTVVPVEEWPVRVDALDAVLRRLDSARKEDLRIKSRPEGGKILGLYATARKGANVRPYQTMLLGVDPIVGRCDCPDYLKNSLGLCKHVLAVLLHVYARPRHLEKARKEQAERAASEGLTWDAIRPLVGSGDRLDGIGFENGGKLPRHSQGKGDVRYLFKEDGDKKAVLRNTHHDAPEKRLELVEALLKAVPAKPDASRFDPALLAVLTREKSRLRRVVDAGVWPSELKTAFNILPRTLYPYQKEGVTRFLQTTRMLLADDMGLGKTAQAISCCTILKKLGRIKKGLLIVPAALKPQWAREWHNFSGLPIRIVDGSPTERKAMYDETREGFLIINYEQLLRDLDLARGWAPDLVVLDEAQRIKNWQTKTALSVKGLDPKYRLVLTGTPMENRVEELASVVEWVDDDALEPKWRLSSVHAVRADGKREVVGVRNLETLRQRLSPCMIRRVRQEVLDQLPPRTDVRVPVEMSPPQLEEHDALNQPILQILAIARRRPLTQQEFMRLMSLMTAQRIISNGLAQKDFDEVWPTLKGRKPDDPLLQSLASPKLLELRQLVRQLVVDQGRKVVVFSQWRRMLHLAHWAVGDILAEVGGRAGYFTGAEKASRRTQNIVEFHDDPAFRILFATDAGGVGLNLQRAANSVINLELPWNPAVLEQRIGRIYRLGQESPIDVYNLVAEEGIESRIADLVGSKQAFFKGLFDGESDAVHFDQAGSFLSRAQKLYEENAAAALGGDGAIDGFDPSDLEVVDEAPDPFEELVEAGDDAPADEAPEPVVTAPTPVAPTVESARTAVPSLSDGEVRRLFSQLSVRRSDSGGVVIEAPAEAASTLGALFEGMAAMLRESAAAKPPE; this comes from the coding sequence ATGAGTTCGATCGTCGCGCTTCTGGAGAAGGCTCGTGAGGTCCTCGAAGGCCGGGAGGCCGCCGAGATCGACCGCGCGCTGGAGGCCTTTCAGACGCTCCGGGGTCAGGTCGGCGCCAAGTCGAAGCCGATCCCGGCCGATCTGCTCGCGTCGCACGTGATGACGGTCGTCCCCGTTGAGGAGTGGCCTGTCCGCGTCGATGCGCTCGACGCAGTCCTGCGGCGGTTGGACTCCGCGCGGAAGGAGGATCTGAGGATCAAGAGCCGACCCGAGGGAGGGAAGATCCTCGGCCTCTATGCGACGGCTCGAAAGGGGGCGAACGTCCGTCCCTATCAGACGATGCTCCTGGGCGTCGATCCGATTGTCGGCCGTTGCGATTGCCCCGACTACCTCAAGAACTCACTGGGGCTTTGCAAGCACGTCCTGGCCGTCTTGCTGCATGTCTACGCCAGGCCGAGGCATCTGGAGAAGGCTCGCAAGGAGCAGGCTGAGCGGGCCGCTTCCGAGGGGCTGACCTGGGATGCGATCCGCCCGCTCGTCGGGTCGGGAGATCGTCTCGACGGCATCGGCTTTGAGAACGGCGGCAAACTCCCCCGTCACTCCCAGGGAAAGGGAGACGTTCGATATCTGTTCAAGGAGGACGGCGATAAGAAGGCCGTCCTGAGGAATACGCATCACGACGCACCCGAGAAAAGGCTCGAACTGGTCGAGGCTCTGTTGAAGGCCGTTCCGGCGAAGCCCGACGCCTCACGCTTCGACCCGGCGCTGCTGGCCGTTCTCACGCGCGAGAAGTCGAGGCTCCGGCGCGTCGTCGACGCCGGGGTCTGGCCGTCCGAATTGAAGACGGCTTTCAACATCCTGCCGCGGACGCTCTACCCCTATCAAAAGGAAGGGGTCACGCGGTTCCTCCAGACGACCCGGATGCTCCTGGCCGACGACATGGGCCTGGGCAAGACGGCGCAGGCGATTTCCTGCTGCACGATTCTGAAGAAGCTGGGCCGGATCAAGAAGGGCCTTCTGATCGTTCCGGCCGCCCTCAAACCCCAGTGGGCCCGCGAGTGGCACAACTTCTCCGGCCTGCCGATCCGGATCGTCGACGGCTCGCCGACTGAACGCAAGGCGATGTACGACGAGACCCGCGAAGGGTTTCTCATCATTAACTATGAACAACTCCTCCGCGATCTCGACCTGGCGAGAGGCTGGGCGCCCGATCTGGTGGTGCTCGACGAGGCGCAGCGGATCAAGAACTGGCAGACGAAGACCGCGCTCTCGGTGAAGGGGCTCGACCCCAAGTATCGACTGGTGCTTACGGGCACGCCGATGGAGAACCGCGTCGAGGAGCTGGCGTCGGTCGTTGAGTGGGTCGACGACGACGCTCTGGAGCCGAAGTGGCGGCTCTCCTCGGTCCACGCGGTCCGGGCCGACGGCAAACGCGAGGTCGTCGGCGTCCGCAACCTGGAGACGCTTCGCCAGCGACTATCCCCCTGCATGATCCGGCGCGTTCGGCAAGAGGTGCTCGACCAACTTCCGCCCCGGACCGACGTCCGCGTGCCGGTCGAAATGTCTCCGCCTCAACTGGAAGAGCATGACGCGCTCAACCAGCCCATCCTTCAGATTCTTGCGATCGCTCGCAGACGGCCGTTGACACAGCAGGAATTCATGCGGCTGATGAGCCTGATGACGGCTCAGCGGATCATCTCGAACGGCCTCGCTCAGAAGGATTTCGATGAGGTCTGGCCGACCCTCAAGGGGAGGAAGCCGGACGATCCCCTGCTGCAGAGCCTGGCTTCGCCCAAGCTGTTGGAGCTGCGTCAGCTTGTCCGACAGCTTGTCGTCGATCAGGGGCGGAAGGTCGTCGTCTTCAGTCAGTGGCGGCGAATGCTTCACCTGGCGCACTGGGCCGTGGGCGACATCCTGGCCGAGGTCGGCGGCCGCGCGGGTTACTTCACCGGCGCGGAGAAGGCGTCGAGGCGGACTCAGAACATCGTCGAGTTCCACGACGATCCGGCATTCCGCATCCTGTTCGCTACCGACGCCGGCGGCGTGGGGCTGAACCTCCAGCGTGCGGCCAACAGCGTCATCAACCTGGAGCTCCCCTGGAATCCGGCCGTGCTGGAGCAGCGGATCGGCCGGATCTACCGGCTCGGCCAGGAGTCGCCCATCGACGTGTACAACCTCGTCGCCGAGGAGGGGATCGAATCGCGGATCGCCGACCTCGTCGGCTCGAAGCAGGCGTTCTTCAAGGGCCTGTTCGACGGCGAGAGCGACGCCGTTCACTTCGATCAGGCGGGGTCGTTCCTCAGTCGGGCTCAGAAGCTCTACGAGGAGAACGCCGCCGCGGCTTTGGGCGGCGACGGCGCGATCGACGGCTTCGATCCGTCCGACCTGGAAGTCGTCGACGAGGCGCCCGATCCGTTCGAGGAACTGGTCGAGGCCGGCGACGACGCCCCTGCCGACGAAGCTCCCGAGCCGGTCGTGACCGCGCCGACGCCCGTCGCGCCGACCGTCGAATCGGCCCGGACCGCCGTCCCGTCCCTATCTGACGGCGAGGTGCGACGATTGTTCTCGCAGTTGAGCGTGCGTCGGAGCGACTCGGGGGGCGTCGTCATCGAGGCACCCGCCGAAGCGGCCTCGACGTTGGGCGCCCTGTTCGAGGGGATGGCGGCCATGCTTCGCGAGTCGGCGGCCGCCAAGCCTCCCGAGTGA
- a CDS encoding glucose-6-phosphate isomerase produces the protein MPTNAADLWKRFQSSLCEVPTLDVSLDVSRMGFESTFLDRMKPAIDAAFTAMDALEKGAIANPDEDRMVGHYWLRAPRLAPTAEITKEIEDALAEAVDFAAKVHSGAVKPQRKPRFTRVLSIGIGGSALGPEFVADALGEPKADKLQPHFVDNTDPDGIARELERIGDKLDETLVVVMSKSGGTPETRNGMLVVAEAYKKAGLDFAKHAAAVTGAGSKLDQTVTKEGWLARFPMWDWVGGRTSETSAVGLVPGLLQGLDMKAMLDGAAAMDVATRVHDAKTNPAALLALAWYLATDGKGAKDMVVLPYKDRLLLFSRYLQQLVMESLGKRLDLEGNRVDQGISVYGNKGSTDQHAYVQQLRDGVDNFFVTFIRVLEDGGSGMEVEPGVTSGDYLHGFLLGTREALFANDRTSATITVPRVDAKIVGALIALFERAVGLYATLVNINAYHQPGVEAGKKAAASVLSLQDKARAALSAGPQTADQIAAAVGEPDAAETVYLVLEHLAANGRARMTRGENPGLTTFQTV, from the coding sequence ATGCCTACCAACGCCGCCGATCTGTGGAAGCGCTTCCAGTCATCCCTCTGCGAGGTCCCCACTCTCGACGTTTCGCTTGATGTCAGCCGGATGGGTTTCGAGTCGACCTTCCTCGACCGCATGAAGCCGGCGATCGACGCGGCCTTCACCGCGATGGACGCCCTGGAAAAGGGGGCGATCGCCAATCCGGACGAGGACCGGATGGTCGGCCACTACTGGCTCCGCGCACCGAGGCTCGCCCCGACGGCCGAGATCACCAAGGAGATTGAGGACGCCCTCGCCGAGGCCGTCGACTTTGCCGCCAAGGTGCATTCCGGCGCGGTGAAGCCCCAGCGCAAGCCGAGGTTCACGCGGGTCCTCTCCATCGGCATCGGCGGCTCGGCGCTCGGGCCGGAGTTCGTCGCCGACGCCCTGGGCGAGCCGAAGGCCGACAAGCTCCAGCCGCATTTCGTCGACAACACCGACCCCGACGGCATCGCCCGCGAGTTGGAGCGGATCGGCGACAAGCTGGACGAAACGCTCGTCGTCGTCATGAGCAAGTCGGGCGGCACGCCGGAGACCCGCAACGGCATGCTGGTCGTCGCCGAGGCCTACAAGAAGGCGGGGCTCGACTTCGCCAAGCATGCCGCGGCCGTCACCGGAGCGGGCTCGAAGCTCGATCAGACTGTGACGAAAGAGGGCTGGCTGGCTCGGTTCCCGATGTGGGATTGGGTCGGCGGCCGCACGAGCGAGACCTCGGCCGTTGGTCTGGTCCCGGGGCTCCTTCAGGGGCTCGACATGAAGGCCATGCTCGACGGCGCCGCCGCGATGGACGTCGCGACTCGCGTCCACGATGCGAAGACGAACCCCGCCGCCCTGCTGGCCCTGGCCTGGTATCTGGCGACCGACGGCAAGGGGGCCAAGGACATGGTCGTCCTCCCCTACAAGGATCGGCTGCTGTTGTTCAGCCGATATCTCCAGCAGTTGGTGATGGAGTCGCTGGGCAAGCGGCTCGATCTGGAGGGGAACCGCGTCGATCAGGGGATCAGCGTTTACGGCAACAAGGGGTCGACCGACCAGCACGCCTATGTTCAGCAACTCCGCGACGGCGTCGACAACTTCTTCGTCACGTTCATCCGCGTGCTGGAGGACGGCGGCTCCGGCATGGAGGTCGAGCCCGGCGTGACCTCGGGCGACTACCTGCACGGGTTCCTGCTGGGGACGCGCGAGGCCCTCTTCGCCAATGACCGGACCTCGGCCACGATCACCGTCCCGCGGGTCGATGCGAAGATCGTCGGCGCGTTGATCGCGCTCTTCGAACGGGCCGTCGGACTCTACGCCACGCTCGTCAATATCAACGCCTACCACCAGCCAGGCGTTGAGGCCGGCAAGAAGGCCGCGGCGAGTGTCCTCTCGCTCCAGGACAAGGCCCGCGCCGCGCTCTCCGCCGGGCCGCAGACGGCCGACCAGATCGCCGCGGCCGTCGGCGAGCCCGACGCGGCCGAGACCGTCTATCTCGTCCTCGAACACCTCGCCGCCAACGGCCGCGCCAGGATGACTCGTGGTGAGAACCCGGGGCTGACGACGTTCCAGACCGTGTGA
- a CDS encoding YidH family protein, whose product MNVEVHKPVDDPRVYLAAERTYLAWVRTSLGLMGFGFLVARFGFIIRGLEAGEGEFGRARSPFASLLGCAIVVFGVYVCVVAALRHREYVASLQAGVSNPNLPMQTSLVVATVLASAGLAMALMILTS is encoded by the coding sequence ATGAACGTCGAAGTACACAAGCCGGTGGACGATCCGCGCGTCTACCTGGCCGCCGAACGGACCTACCTGGCCTGGGTGCGGACGTCGCTGGGGCTGATGGGCTTCGGCTTCCTGGTCGCCCGTTTCGGCTTCATCATCCGGGGCTTGGAAGCCGGCGAAGGAGAGTTCGGGAGAGCTCGTTCGCCGTTCGCCTCGCTCCTGGGCTGCGCGATCGTCGTCTTTGGTGTTTACGTCTGCGTGGTCGCAGCCTTGCGCCACCGGGAGTACGTCGCGTCGCTGCAGGCCGGCGTCTCGAACCCGAATCTTCCCATGCAGACGTCTCTCGTTGTGGCGACGGTCCTGGCGAGCGCCGGCCTGGCGATGGCGCTGATGATTCTGACATCCTGA
- a CDS encoding glycosyltransferase family 2 protein → MTTISQQKATAPVEPGAVDLSVLIPVFNEVDNVGPLHEELDAVLRPSRWRYELIFVDDGSTDGTTAKLEAIQARDPEHVRAAFLWRNCGQTAALSAALDLARGDVLVPMDGDRQNDPADIPKLLATLDQGFDVVSGWRKNRQDALLSRKIPSRIANRLVAKLSGIPLHDYGCTLKAYRRRVLAGVRLYGEMHRFIPIFAAWQGAKVTEQVVNHRARTAGKTKYGLGRTFNVVLDLILIRFLQKYSQRPIHFYGRFGLWAFGGGFLCFAAMLYLKYIFPWPARLWSVLLWSNDLHSKTFIETPLPSVAVMLFLAGGMSILLGIQAELIMRTYYESQDKTTYLLREVKQGPTADSTDR, encoded by the coding sequence ATGACGACGATCTCGCAGCAAAAGGCGACCGCGCCCGTCGAGCCCGGCGCGGTCGACCTCTCGGTCCTGATCCCGGTCTTCAACGAGGTCGACAACGTCGGCCCGTTGCATGAGGAACTGGACGCCGTGCTCCGGCCGTCGCGCTGGCGGTACGAGTTGATCTTCGTGGACGACGGCTCGACCGACGGCACGACGGCGAAGCTCGAAGCGATCCAGGCTCGCGACCCCGAGCACGTCCGCGCGGCGTTCCTCTGGCGGAACTGCGGCCAGACCGCCGCGCTCTCGGCGGCGCTCGACCTGGCCCGGGGAGATGTCCTCGTCCCCATGGACGGCGACCGTCAGAACGACCCGGCCGACATCCCCAAGCTGCTGGCGACGCTCGACCAGGGCTTCGACGTCGTCTCCGGCTGGCGCAAGAACCGCCAGGACGCGCTCCTCAGCCGAAAGATCCCTTCGAGGATCGCCAACCGCCTGGTGGCGAAGCTCTCTGGGATCCCGCTCCACGACTACGGCTGCACGCTCAAGGCGTACCGTCGCCGGGTTTTGGCCGGGGTGCGGCTCTACGGCGAGATGCACCGGTTCATCCCCATCTTCGCCGCCTGGCAAGGGGCGAAGGTCACGGAGCAGGTCGTCAACCATCGCGCCCGGACCGCCGGCAAGACCAAGTACGGGCTGGGCCGGACGTTCAACGTCGTGCTCGACCTGATCCTGATCCGGTTCCTCCAGAAGTACTCCCAGCGGCCGATCCACTTCTACGGCCGGTTCGGGCTCTGGGCGTTCGGGGGCGGGTTCCTCTGCTTCGCGGCCATGCTCTACCTGAAGTACATCTTTCCCTGGCCGGCGAGGCTCTGGTCGGTGCTCCTCTGGTCGAACGACCTCCATTCCAAGACGTTCATCGAAACCCCCCTGCCCTCGGTGGCCGTGATGCTGTTCCTGGCTGGCGGGATGAGCATCCTGCTGGGGATTCAGGCCGAACTCATCATGCGGACCTACTACGAGTCGCAGGACAAGACCACGTACCTGCTGCGCGAGGTCAAGCAAGGCCCGACGGCCGACTCGACGGATCGGTAG
- a CDS encoding sugar phosphate isomerase/epimerase family protein — MQLGFVSAILPDYSLEQVLSFASEAGFASVELMAWPPGKAERRYAGVTHLDASDLSAGAIKATHDLLKKYGVEISGVGYYPNALSPVKEEADTAQAHILKVIDLAAALGVGRMNTFIGRDWTKSVDDNWPRFLEVWRPIIDHADAKKVKVGIENCPMSFGKDEWPGGKNLAHSPAIWRRMFADIPSPNFGLNYDPSHLVLQQMDYIAPLAEFKDRIHHAHAKDLRIDRAKLNQVGVFAHPNSWHSPKLPGQGDVNWGAFLGALADAGYKGHLAIEVEDRAYEGTIEDRKDSLIISRRYLEQFIIGKRGGVGAGS; from the coding sequence ATGCAACTGGGATTCGTGTCCGCCATCCTGCCGGATTATTCGCTCGAGCAGGTGCTGAGCTTCGCGAGCGAAGCGGGATTCGCCAGCGTCGAATTGATGGCCTGGCCGCCGGGCAAGGCTGAGCGTCGCTACGCCGGCGTCACCCACCTGGACGCCTCCGACCTTTCGGCCGGCGCGATCAAGGCGACCCACGACCTGCTGAAGAAGTACGGCGTCGAGATCTCCGGCGTCGGCTACTATCCCAACGCCCTCTCCCCCGTCAAGGAAGAGGCGGATACGGCCCAGGCGCACATCCTGAAGGTCATCGACCTGGCGGCGGCCCTCGGCGTTGGGCGGATGAACACGTTCATCGGCCGGGACTGGACCAAGTCGGTCGACGACAACTGGCCGCGGTTTCTCGAGGTCTGGCGGCCGATCATCGACCACGCCGACGCCAAGAAGGTGAAGGTCGGCATCGAGAACTGCCCGATGTCGTTCGGCAAGGACGAGTGGCCGGGCGGCAAGAACCTGGCGCACTCGCCGGCGATCTGGCGACGGATGTTCGCCGACATCCCCAGCCCGAACTTCGGCCTGAATTACGACCCCTCGCACCTGGTCCTCCAGCAGATGGACTACATCGCCCCGCTGGCCGAGTTCAAGGACCGCATCCACCACGCCCACGCCAAGGACCTGCGGATCGATCGGGCCAAGCTGAATCAGGTCGGCGTCTTCGCCCATCCCAACTCCTGGCACTCGCCCAAGCTCCCCGGTCAGGGGGACGTCAACTGGGGCGCGTTCCTTGGGGCGCTGGCCGACGCCGGCTACAAGGGACACCTCGCCATCGAGGTCGAGGACCGGGCCTACGAGGGAACGATCGAGGACCGGAAGGACTCGCTCATCATCAGCCGTCGCTACCTGGAGCAGTTCATCATCGGCAAGCGTGGGGGCGTCGGCGCCGGATCATGA